Genomic segment of Pseudomonas sp. DY-1:
CGAGGTTCTTCGGCACGAAGCCGGCGCCGATGCCCTGGATCTTATGCGGGCTTGGCTTCACTTCCTCGCCGGCCAGGGTCTGGCTGATAACCGGAGAAGTCACCGGTTCCACCGCTACGGACAGGATTGGCTTGCCGCAGGTCTGCTTGATGTAGCGCGACACGCCGGTAATGGTACCGCCGGTGCCCACGCCCGCCACCAGCACATCCACCGCGCCCTCGGTGTCGTTCCAGATTTCCGGGCCCGTGGTCTTCTCATGGATGGCCGGGTTGGCCGGATTCTCGAACTGTTGCAGCAGCAGGTATTGCCCGGGGTTGGCGTTCGCCAGTTCGTTGGCCTTCTCGATAGCACCTTTCATGCCCTTTGCCGGCTCGGTCAGCACCAGTTCGGCCCCCAGTGCCTTGAGTACCTTGCGACGCTCCAGGCTCATGGAGGCCGGCATGGTGAGAATCAGCTTGTAACCACGCGCGGCGGCAACGAACGCCAGGCCGATACCGGTGTTGCCGGATGTGGGCTCCACCAGCGTCATGCCGGGCTTCAGTCGACCCGAGGCCTCCGCGTCCCAGATCATGCTGGCGCCAATGCGGCACTTCACCGAATACGCGGGGTTGCGGCCCTCGATCTTGGCGAGGATGGTCACGCCACGCGGGCCCAGGTGATTGATGCGAACCAGCGGGGTGTTACCGATGGCTTGCGAGTTATCGGCGTAGATACGGCTCATGGCGGAATCCTTGTCATGGCGGAAAAGTGCCCAAGCCTAAGGCCGTGACATTGGAGCGTCCAGCGCCCCGCCAAGCCGGTTCGAGGGCATTCCTGCCATTCAGTGACTGAATGAAGCTTCTGCGTTCACAGTCGACTCGTGCGCGCGTTATATTCAGCTCTTTACCAAATACTGAACCGTCCGGTATTCCAACCGGAGTCTTACGTCCGAGGATTTACTGATGAAGTTCGAAGGCACCCAGTCCTACGTCGCCACCGACGACCTCAAGCTCGCGGTGAACGCCGCCATCACCCTGCAGCGCCCGCTGCTGGTCAAGGGTGAACCGGGTACCGGCAAGACCATGCTGGCCGAGCAACTGGCCGCCGCCTTCGGCGCCAAGCTGATCACCTGGCACATCAAGTCGACCACCAAGGCTCACCAGGGCCTGTACGAGTACGACGCGGTGAGCCGTCTGCGCGATTCCCAGCTGGACTCCGACAAGGTCCACGACGTTCGCAACTACATCAAGAAAGGCAAGCTGTGGGAGGCGTTCGAATCCGAAGAGCGCGTCATCCTGCTGATCGACGAAATCGACAAGGCCGACATCGAGTTCCCCAACGACCTGCTGCAAGAACTCGACAAGATGGAGTTCTACGTTTACGAGACCAACGAGACCATCAAGGCCAAGCAGCGCCCAATCATCATCATCACCTCCAACAACGAGAAGGAACTTCCGGACGCCTTCCTGCGCCGCTGCTTCTTCCACTACATCGCCTTCCCCGACCGCGACACGCTGCAGAAAATCGTCGACGTGCACTACCCGAACATCAGCAACTCGCTGGTGGCCGAGGCCCTGGACGTGTTCTTCGATGTGCGCAAGGTCCCTGGCCTGAAGAAGAAGCCTTCCACTTCCGAACTGGTGGACTGGCTGAAGCTGCTGATGGCAGACAACATCGGCGAAGCCGTGCTGCGCGAACGCGACCCCACCAAGGCCATCCCGCCGCTGGCTGGTGCCCTGGTGAAGAACGAGCAGGACGTGCAACTGCTGGAACGACTGGCCTTCATGAGCCGCCGCGCCAGCCGCTGAGTGCCGATTCCCCCCTCTCCCTCCGGAGAGGGTCGGGATGAAGGAAGCCCGGCCGAACGCAGGAGATTGAAGCCATGCACCACGGCAGTTGCCTGTGCGGCGCAGTGAAATACGAGATCGACGCGCCCATCGAATCCGCCACCCATTGCCATTGCAGCCAATGCCGCAAGGGCCACGGTGCGGCCTTCGGCACCTACTTCACCGTGCACTGGAACAGCTTCCGCTGGGTGCAAGGCGAGGACATGGTTGGCGAGTTCCACTCCTCTCCCGGCGTGACCCGGACCTTCTGCCGGCAGTGTGGGTCGACCCTGCAGTGGTACAGCCAGAGCGCCAACCCCGACTGGGTTGGCGTCACGCTGGGCACGCTGGATTCACCGCTGAGCCCCATCCCGCAGAAGCACATCTACTCGGAATCCAAGGCCGACTGGTACGCCATCGCCGACGGCCTGCCCCAGGAGCCCCGCTCCTGAGGCCCTACAGATAAACAACGAGGGTGCAGCCATGCTGCTCAACCTGTTCAACGAAATGCGTGCAGCCAAGGTGCCGGTCTCGGTCCGCGAGCTGCTGGATCTGATCAACGCGTTGAAGCACAACGTGGTATTCGCCGACATGGACGAGTTCTACTTCCTCGCCCGCACGGTGCTGGTCAAGGACGAACGCCATTTCGACAAGTTCGACCGAGCCTTCAGTGCCTACTTCAAAGGCCTGGAAAAGCTCGACGACTACCTCCAGGCGCTGATTCCCGAGGAATGGCTGCGCAAGGAGTTCGAACGCATGCTGACCGACGAGGAAAAGGCGCAAATCCAGACCCTGGGCGGCCTCGACAAGCTGATCGAAGAGTTCAAGAAGCGTCTGGAAGAGCAGAAGGAACGCCATGCCGGCGGCAACAAGTGGATCGGCACCGGCGGTACCAGCCCCTTTGGCTCCGGCGGCTTCAACCCCGAAGGCATTCGCGTGGGCGATGCCGGCAAGCGCCAGGGCAAGGCCGTCAAAGTCTGGGATCAGCGTGAGTACAAGAACCTCGACGACCAAGTGGAACTCGGTACCCGCAACATCAAGGTCGCCCTTCGCCGCCTGCGCAAGTTCGCCCGCGAAGGTGCGGCAGAAGAACTGGACCTGGAAGGCACAATCGACCACACCGCGAAGGATGCCGGCCTGCTCAACATCCAGATGCGCCCGGAACGCCGCAATACTGTGAAGCTGCTGCTCCTGCTGGATATCGGCGG
This window contains:
- a CDS encoding GFA family protein, producing MHHGSCLCGAVKYEIDAPIESATHCHCSQCRKGHGAAFGTYFTVHWNSFRWVQGEDMVGEFHSSPGVTRTFCRQCGSTLQWYSQSANPDWVGVTLGTLDSPLSPIPQKHIYSESKADWYAIADGLPQEPRS
- the cysK gene encoding cysteine synthase A produces the protein MSRIYADNSQAIGNTPLVRINHLGPRGVTILAKIEGRNPAYSVKCRIGASMIWDAEASGRLKPGMTLVEPTSGNTGIGLAFVAAARGYKLILTMPASMSLERRKVLKALGAELVLTEPAKGMKGAIEKANELANANPGQYLLLQQFENPANPAIHEKTTGPEIWNDTEGAVDVLVAGVGTGGTITGVSRYIKQTCGKPILSVAVEPVTSPVISQTLAGEEVKPSPHKIQGIGAGFVPKNLDLAMVDRVEQCTDDDAKAMALRLMREEGILCGISSGAAMAVAARLAERPEMQGKTIVVILPDSGERYLSSMLFDGLFTEQELQQ
- a CDS encoding VWA domain-containing protein, which encodes MLLNLFNEMRAAKVPVSVRELLDLINALKHNVVFADMDEFYFLARTVLVKDERHFDKFDRAFSAYFKGLEKLDDYLQALIPEEWLRKEFERMLTDEEKAQIQTLGGLDKLIEEFKKRLEEQKERHAGGNKWIGTGGTSPFGSGGFNPEGIRVGDAGKRQGKAVKVWDQREYKNLDDQVELGTRNIKVALRRLRKFAREGAAEELDLEGTIDHTAKDAGLLNIQMRPERRNTVKLLLLLDIGGSMDAHVKVCEELFSACKTEFKHLEYFYFHNFIYESVWKNNLRRTSERTSTLDLLHKYGPDYKVVFVGDAAMAPYEITQAGGSVEHWNEEPGYVWMKRFMEKYKKLIWINPYPKDTWNYTSSTNIVRELINEQMFPLTLQGLEDGMKFLSK
- a CDS encoding MoxR family ATPase, with translation MKFEGTQSYVATDDLKLAVNAAITLQRPLLVKGEPGTGKTMLAEQLAAAFGAKLITWHIKSTTKAHQGLYEYDAVSRLRDSQLDSDKVHDVRNYIKKGKLWEAFESEERVILLIDEIDKADIEFPNDLLQELDKMEFYVYETNETIKAKQRPIIIITSNNEKELPDAFLRRCFFHYIAFPDRDTLQKIVDVHYPNISNSLVAEALDVFFDVRKVPGLKKKPSTSELVDWLKLLMADNIGEAVLRERDPTKAIPPLAGALVKNEQDVQLLERLAFMSRRASR